The Skermanella rosea sequence GGCCGTCATGGCCGCAGCCATGCATCTTCCCCGGGACCCTGGACGCATGCGGGAAGTCGTTCTGCTCCTGCATGTTCAGCGCGTCCATGTCGGCGCGCAGTGCTATCACCCTGTCCGACCCGGCGGCGCTCCCCGCCGTCAGCGTGCCGACGACCCCGGTGCCGCCCAGCCCCCGATGGACCGCGATGCCCCATTCCTCCAGCTTCGCCGCGACGATGCCGGAGGTGCGGAATTCCTCGAAGGCGGTCTCCGGATGGGCATGAAGATCGCGCCGCCAGGCGGTCATCTCGTCATGGAAATCGGCGATGCGATTGATGATCGGCATGTATCGTCTCGGTTCGAATCAGGGAGTCCGCACCCGCACGTTAGCAGAGAGAAGCGGGTCAGGACAGTCGCAGCGGCGCCGAAACCTCCGCCAGCCGCGCGTCGATCGCCTCGGCGGTCGGCAGGCTCTCCTGCGCGCCCAGGCCCAGGCAGGCGATCGAGGCGCCGACGCTGGCCCGGTGCAGCGCCTCGTCCGGGCTGGCGCCGCCGTCGAGCGCCGCCGTGAGGATGCCGCAGAAGGCGTCGCCCGCACCGGTGGTGTCGACCGGGTGTATCTTCAGCGGCGCCGCCGTCCACAGCGCGCCGCCCGATTCGGCCATCAGCGCGCCGGCGCCGCCCAGGGTCACGACGCAGGTGACGCCGCAGGTGCGGGCGAGGTCGCGGGCGAGTCCGGTCGCCGAACTGGCGGAAAGCTCCAGGCGCTCGGCGATCTCGGCGGCCTCGATCTCGTTGACCACCAGGATGTCGATCAGCTTGAGGATGTCCGGCGGGACGTCGGCGGCCGGCGCGACGTTCAGGACCGTACGGGCGCCCAGCGCATGGGCACGCCGGATCAGCGCCCAGTTCTGCTCCGCCGGGACCTCCATCTGCATCAGCACGGTGGTGCCGGCGCCGAGCCTGTCGTCGGGGATGCTGTCGGCCGACGCCGACAGGTTGGCGCCGCTGGCGACCGAGATGAAGTTCTCGCCGTCGCCGTCGACGCAGATCATGGCGCAGCCGGTCGCCGTCTCCGCCACCTGGATGCCAGACGTGTCGACCCCGTCGCGCACCAAGTTCTCGACCAGCGTCGAGCCGAAGGCGTCGGGGCCGATACAGCCGGCCATGGCGACCGCGGCACCGGCGCGGGCCGCCGCGATCGCCTGGTTATTGCCCTTGCCCCCCGGTTTCAGCTGGTACGCGGGGCAAAGGACCGTCTCTCCTGGTTTCGGAAGCGAGGGGACCGTCATGACGAGGTCCATGTTGAGCGAGCCGAAAACCAGAATCATCGTTGTCCCAATCCGAAATGCGCCGGTGCGGAACCGGCGCCGCTCAGTGGGAGAACAGCACCGGTATGGTCATGTGCTGCATAATATGACGCGTGACGCCGCCCAACACCAGTTCGCGCAGCCGCGACCGGCCGTAGGCTCCCATGACCAGCAGGTCGGCCGACATGTCGGTCGCATAATTCAGGATCATGTCGCCGGGATCCATCCCGCGGGCATTGACGTGGTCCGCCGTGACCGGCACGCCGTGGCGCGCCAGGTGCAGGCTGATGTCGGCGCCGGGCTCGTCGCCCAGCCCGTTGATGCCGGTCTTCGGGTTGACCGCTAGGACGCTGACCTTCTTCGCGGTCTCCAGGAACGGCAGGGCGTCGTTGACCGCGCGCGCCGCCTCGCGGCTGGCGTTCCAGCCGACCACCACCTGCTCGCCGATGGTCGGGAACCTGCCTGCATAGGGCACCATCAGCACCGGCCGGCCGCAGTCGAACAGGACGTCCTCCGGATGGACCGGCGGGACGTCGCGGTTCCGGTCGGGGTCGATCTGGCCCAGGATCACCAGGTCGGCATAGCGGCCGACGATCCCGGCGACTTCGGTCGGATCGCCGCGCAAGGGCCGCCATTCCGCCCGGGAGCCGATGCCGGCCAGCTCGACCCGCTGGCGGAACAGGCCGGCGGCCTCGTCGGCGATCTCCTGCGCCATGCGCCGCTGGAGGGCGATCACGCTGTCGCCCAGCTCGCCGGCGACATAGCTCGGCAGCGCCGGCGGCGCCGACACGAACAGGCCCGTCAGGTGGGCGTCGTGCCGCGCGGCCAGCATGGCCGCGGCGTCGATCCGCGCGGCGGCAGGCTTGCTGGTGTCGACGACGACCATCAGGTTCTTGAGCGCCATGGAATTTCTCCCCCTCTTCTGGTTCCGTCACGAATCGGCGTGACCGGCTTTCCTGTCGCATGCAGCATCCCCCCATGGACGGACCTGTTCATTGATCAGGATCAAGACGGGGTGATCGTCCGGCGCGGTCGGTCTCTCTCATGGCTCTTGGGGCCGGCAGGGCAGCGGCACCGGCCTCGTGCCCTGCGAGATTGATGCAAGTGCGCTAACAGCGTATGGTGGGATCATCACCTGTCGCTGGCGTCTGGAAAGCGGGTCATGGCCGGTCGGGTCTTCGAATTTTCCGATACCCGATTCGCCTACGGCGAAGAGCGACGCGTATGTTTTGGCTATGTCGAGGGCCGGCTGCATGTGTGCGTCTATACCGTCCGCGAAGATACGGTTCGGATAGTCTCCGTTCGCAAGGCGAATGACCGGGAGATCAGGAAATATGGCTGACACTCTGCCGAACGACGACAATCCCGACTGGAGCGGGCTCGATCCCGCGCCGCTGGATTATGCCGCCAAGCTCAAGGCGACGAGGACCCGTCTTTCCCTGAGCCAGGACAGTTTCTCGGCGCTTCTCCACATTCCGCGCTCGACCCTGCAAAACTGGGAGCAGCGCCGGACCGAACCGGACGCATTCGCCCAGACCATGATCGACGTGATCTACGACGATCCGGAGGGGATGGCCGAAAGGCTGAAGCGCAGGCTTGTCGCCTGAATTCGACGTGACGCGAGACAGCCGGGGTGGAAGCGCCGACATGGATTGCCGACGCTCACCCTCGGCGACGGCCGGACTATGGTCGCGCCATGGAACCCTGCCGTCGGCGTGCGGAGTCCCGCCTGGTCAAGGCTTCGACATCGCTTCCGGCGGTTCGACGCCGAACCGGGCCGCCCAGGGCTCCAGCGCCTCGCCGACGCCGGCGTAGAGGTCGACGCCGTTGCGCAGCTGCTCCGAGCGGCGCTTCAGCCCGCCCTCGCCGGGCAGGCGGACCGGCGGAGCGCCGGGGCGCGGCGGGATCGAATGGGCCTTGTCGGCCAGCCAGCCCGTCTCGCGCAGGAAGGCGTCGCGCCCGCCGAACGCGTCCGGGTCGAACACCTGCAGGAACACCGAGGCGCCCCAGCCGGTGGCGCCGTCGGCCCGGCCGTAGCCGCCCAGCGCGGAGGTCATCATCTCGATCATCAGCCCCAGCGCGTAGCCCTTGTGCCCGAGATCGAGACCGCCGAGCGGCAGGATCGCGCCGGGCGGATCGGCGAAATAGGCCGAGGCGTCGGCGGTCGGCTCGCCGTGCCCGTCGATCAGCCAGGGGTGGGGCAGGGGCTTGCCCTCCGCGTGGCAGCGGTTGGTCAGGCCGTTGGTGGTGGTCGACATGCTGACGTCCAGCAGCACCGGCGCGCCCGTGGTGGGCCAGCCCGCGGCCAGCGGGTTCGGGGTCATCAGCCGGCCGATGCCGCCGTGCGGCGTGACGCTGGCGCCCGCCGGGTCGGAGCTGGCCAGGATGATCGCGAGGCCCCGGTCGGTTGCGCGCTTCAGGTACGCGGCGAGGCAGGCGATATGGTGGCTGCGGCGGATGACCACCGTGGCCGTGCCGTACTGCACCGCCCGCTGGCTGGCGAGGTCGAGCGCCTGGACGACCAGCCAGGGGCCGGGCAGGCGGCGGCCGTCCCAGGTGACGGCGGGGCCGGTGTCGGCCAGGGTTTCCGGATCGCCCGACACCGCCATGGCGCCGGAGTCGATCTCCTTGAGGTAACCGGGCAGCAGTTGCAGGCCGTGGGTGGTGTGGCCGAAAAGGTCCCCTTCCACCAGGATCTCGGCGACGGTCCGGGCGCGGGCGGGCGCCAGGCCGGCGGCCTGAAGCAGGGCGGCGGCGTAGCCGACCAGTTTGTCCGCGGCGAAGCGGGGCATGACAGTTCCTCCTGGATATCCTGCGTTTTTCGAGGGTTGACGGGACCCATGGGGCAGCGGATCGTTCGCCATGACAACTAAAAACCGACATCGGAACCGACATTAGGGGGGATCAGGCCATGGATCGGGCTTTCGAAATCATCGACGAGCGCTTCAAGCGCTACGCGCTCGGCAACGTCTTCGTGGAGCGCCTGCACACCGGGATGCGCTGGGCGGAAGGGCCGGTCTGGTTCGGCGACGCCGGGCAGCTCCTGTGGAGCGACATCCCGAACAACCGGATCATGCGCTGGGTCGAGGGCGGCGGCGTCAGCGTCTTCCGCAGCCCGTCCAACTTTTCCAACGGCAATACCCGCGACCGGCAGGGCCGGCTGGTCACCTGCGAGCACGGCGCGCGGCGGGTCACCCGGACCGAGCATGACGGCACGGTGACCGTGCTGGCCGACAGCTACCAGGGGCGCCGGCTGAACTCGCCCAACGACGTGGTGGTGAAGTCGGACGGCTCGGTCTGGTTCACCGACCCGCCCTACGGCATCCTGACCGACTACGAGGGCCACCGGTCCGAGATGGAGCAGGACGGCTGCCACGTCTACCGGATCGACGCGGAGACGGGGCAGGTGACGGTGGCGGCGGACGATTTCGACAAGCCCAACGGCATCGCCTTCTCCCCCGACGAGCAGATCCTCTACGTCGCCGATACCGGCGCTTCGCACCGCAAGGACGGCCCGCACCATATCCGGGCCTTCGCCGTGTCGCAGTCCGGCACCCTGTCCGGCGGGGAGGTTTTCGCCACCATCCAGCCGGGACTGGCCGACGGCTTCCGGCTTGACACCGACGGCAACGTCTGGACCAGCGCCGGCGACGGGGTCCATTGCTACTCGCCCAACGGCGACCTGATCGGCAAGGTGCTGGTTCCGGAGGTGGTCTCCAACCTGGCGTTCGGCGGACCGAAGCGGAACCGGCTCTTCATCACCGCCACGACATCGCTCTACAGCGTCTATGTCGGGGCGAACGGCGCCGGGCCGTTCTGAGGGAAGGAGGGATCGGGATGCGTATCCTCATTCCAGACGCGCAGTTCCTCGACGATGCCGAGATCGAGCGGGCCGCCGCCGGCCCAGGGGTCACGTTCGACGTCCATCGGGCCGTGCGGGAGACCGACGTGCCCGAGGCGAGCTGGCGCGCCTGCGACGCCGTGATCTGCTACCATGTCATCCAGTACCGCGGCCCCTGGCTGGAGTGGCTGGAGCGTTGCCGGGTGATGGTGCGGGCCGGGGTCGGCTTCGACAACATCGACGTCACGGCGGCCGCCGCGCGCGGCATCCCGGTCTGCAACGTGCCGGACTACGGCACGACCGACGTTGCCGACCACGCCATCGCCATGATGATGACCCTGACCCGCGGCGTCGCGGCCTATGACGCCCAACTCCGCGCCGACCCGGTGGGGGCTTGGCGGTTCGACACGCCACCCCTGGTCCGCCGCATGCGCGGCCAGACATTCGGAGTCGTCGGGCTGGGGCGGATCGGGACGGCGGCGGCGCTGCGCGCCCGCGCCTTCGGCATGGAGGTGCTGTTCTACGATCCGGCGCTGCCCTCCGGCGCCGAGCTGTCCTTCGGTTTCGGCCGTACCCGCTCCCTGGCCGACCTGATGGCGCGTTCCGACATCGTCAGCCTGCACTGCCCCCTGACCGGGGAGACGCGCGGGATGATCGGGGCGGAGGCGCTGACGGCTTCCCGGCCCGGCCAGATCCTGGTGAATACGGCGCGCGGCGCGGTAGTCGACCTGGACGCCCTGTTCGGCGCCCTCAAGGACGGCAGGCTGGCCGGGGCCGCGCTCGACGTCCTGCCGGTCGAGCCGCCCGAACCGGACCATCCGCTGATGCGGGCCTGGAGGGCGCAGGAGCCCTGGATCGCCGGCCGCCTGCTGCTCAGCCCCCACGCCGCCTTCTACAGCCCGTCCAGCATCGTCGACCTGCGCCGGAAGTCGGCCGAGACGGTCATGGCGGCACTGGCGGGGGAGCCGGTCAACTGCGTCAACGGCGTGGTGCCGCGGCACGGCTGAGGGCGCCGGCCGGCGATCAGGACCGCGGTTCGGCAGGCGCTGCCGGTTCATACCGGTCGCGCTCGTCGGACGGGTCGGTTTCCTGCGGGTCCGACATCGACGAGGCGTCGCGGCCCAGTTCGGACTGGACCTGTTCAAGGCTGCGCAAAGGGTTCAGGAGATAACTGCTGACGGGCATTCAAAACGGCTCCTTGGCGATAGGCAAAAATATCGAGCAGCCGGTGAATGACTGGTTAATGACAGAGATTTAATAATCGTCCCTGCTGCAGGCCATGAAATAGTCACCATCTGCAGACCAGATCAGGGACCCCACCCTGGTGGGCGGTTCTACTACTATCGATAACGGGATTGGACAAGACTAGGATGTGGAAATTACTGGCTCTCTCCCTGGCGACCGTCGCGCTGGTGGTGTTCCATACGCCGATCGCGGCGCTCGCGTTCTTCGGCGTGATCGTGGCCGTCTTCATCGCCGCGGTCTTCGCGTCGACGCCGAACTCCGGCCAGCGTGAGGTCTGAGAGGGAAAGGCCGGGTGGGGCCGTCCCGTCACGGCCCCCGCTTCCGCGATCCTGACCGATCCGCCGCCGCTACTCCGCCGGATGGTGCGACAGCGCGCCCGGCTTGGCGGCCGAAACCTGCCGGGCCTGTTGCGGCATTCCGGCGCGCAGCACGATCGACGTGCCGAACATGATCAGCCCGACCATGAAGATCAGGACCGATGACAGGGCCGCGAAAGCCGAACGCGTCTGATCCATCCACAGCATCAGTCCGGCCGCCGCGAAGCAGGCGAAACCTCCCAGGCCGATCAGGTCCGCCGCCGGGCCGATATTGAAGGGAGTGTTCCTCAACCGCTGCTTGATATCCTGTGCCCAGGTGCTTGCCGTTGCGTAAATCATGATCTCTGCCCGACCCGTTCCTTGATTTGATTTGCTGTTGACCAGAGTAAGCGCGGTTCGCCGCGCCAGCGTCAAGCCTGTCGGCCGGTAAAGCCTCGATGGAAAATGCGGCGGGAACGAGACGCCGAAAAGCCCTGTGTTTAACCGCTTATTGACTAAGCGGGCCTAAAATTGTCTCGAACAGGCGGAGGCTCCGCCGCACGGGTATTGGAGAACAAGGTGTCTGGCAGTTTCGAAATCCGCCCTCGCGGGGTTGATCTGGATGGTGGAACTTCCGGGGTGCGGCGCCCGGCGGAGTACCAGCGCGGCGGCGACGACGCCCTGTTCGACGAGTTCAACAACACCCTGGCTCGCCTCGAGGGCGCCGGGCGGGACCGGCCCGGCAACAGCGGACTGATCACCCAGATCGAGACCCTCGCCGCGGTGGTGGAGCGCCAAGCGCAGGAGCTTCGCGTCGCCCGCTCCGCCGCATCCAAGCTCGAGGCCGAGAACGAACGCATGCGCCAGATGCTGCGGGCACTGCTTGCCGCGATCGACGCCGGCGAGACCCGGATCTTCAGCACCGTGGAGCGCGCCGAACGCCGCCTGCGGGAGCTGATCGACACCGGCACCGCCTTGCCCGATCCCTCTCTCAGCCAGCAGGCGCCGCGCTCACGCAACCCGCGCCCGGTCCGCGAACAGGAACCGGGCTTGCCGAGCAGGCCGTCGATCCGGGTGATCGAGTAGCCCGGTCCCGGGCGCCCGGGGGAATCACCCCAGGCCGAGTTTCTTGCGGACGTCGTAGCTGCGGTCCTTGGACCAGCGTTCCAGGAAGCTGGCCAGTTCGCTGTCAGGCGGTTCGGGCAGCACGACCTTCAGCTTGACATATTGGTCGCCGGCCAGTCCGGTCTTCGGATCGACGATCCCCTTGCCCTTCAGCCGCAGTGTTCCGCCGGTGTTTGAGCCGCGCGGCACCTTAACGGCGACATGCCCGTCCAGGGTCGGCACCTTGATGGTGGCGCCCAGCACCGCCTCGGGCAGGCTGATCGGCAGTTCCAGATGGATGTCCCCGTCCTTGCGCACGAAGAAGGGGTGCGCCTCGACATGGACCTCGACGATCGCGTCGCCGGCCGGGCCGCCGCCGATCCCGTTCATCCCCTGGCCCTTGAGCCGCAGCTTCTGCTGATCCTCGGTCCCCGGCGGGATCGCCACGTCGATGCTCTTGCCGGTCGACAGGTTGATCCGCCGCTTGGTCCCCAGCGCCGCCTCGGTGAAGGGGACGGTGACGGAATAGGCGATATCGGTGCCCCGCGACTTGAAGCCGCCGTGGCCGGCGCCGCCCCGCCGGCGCCCGGCGCCGAACAGGTCGGAGAAGATGTCGTCGGCGTCGAATCCGCCGAAGTCGGCTCCGCCGCGTCCGCCACCGGCATAGGCGCGGTGCAGCGGGCGCTCGTTGCCGTTGGCGTCGATCTCGCCGCGGTCGAACCTGGCGCGCTTCTCCGCGTCGGACAGAAGGTTGTAAGCGCCGGAAACATCCTTGAAGCGCTGCTCGATATCGGGCCTGCCCGGGTTGAGATCGGGGTGGAACTGCTTGGCGAGGCGCCGGTAAGCCTGCTTGATCTCTTCGGCGGAGGCCGACTTGGTCAATCCCAGAACCTGATAAGGGTCGCGCATCACGGCCACGAGATAGCGTATCCTGTAAAAAAGGGTCGGCACTACGGCGGACGCCCGCCGGCCGGTACGGCGGCGGGCGCCTGGTCAGTGCCTCGGGCTGGATGGCCGATCGGTGGCGTTCAGCTCACGATCTTCCAGGTGCCGTCCGGTTGCTGGCAAGCCTGACCAAAGGCCTGTTGGGTTCTGCCCCCGACAGTAACCGTTTGCTGGTATTCTCGGCAATAGGCGTTGGTGCCGGGCTGGCGGCCCTCTCGCGTCGGCACGATGACGCCGGAGTTGCCGCTCTTGGGATTGCTCCAGACGATCTCTTCGCCGATCGGGGCCTCGTAAGCCTGCTGAACCGCCCGGCCGGCGTAAACCTGGTCGGCCCGGTCGAGCGAGGAGCCGATCTCGCTGCCGAGGAAGGCGCCCAGCAGGGTGCCGGCGCCGACCGCGACCAGCTTGCCGGTGCCGCCGCCGATGGTCGAGCCGAGCAGCCCGCCGGCCGCGGCGCCGCCCAGCGTTCCGAGGCCCTGCTTGGGGCCGAGCCCGTCCGTCGTGCAGCCCGAAAGCAGTGCGAGCGCGACCAGCGCGGGAGCCACTCTCTTCAGCATCTTCCTCAAAACCTCGTCGAAATGTACCAGTGCGCCGGCATGAAGCGGCGGCCAAGCTGGCACTCGGTATCCACGAGAATGATGTATATTGTGTTGTCGCCCGAAAAATATGACCGGCATCACACATGATCGAATTTAAAGAGAATGATCCCTATGGCCTGTTCCGGACCTGGATGGCCGAGGCCGAGAAATCGGAACCCGAGGACCCCAATGCCATGGCGCTGGCGACCGCCGATGCCGCGGGCGTGCCGTCGGTCCGCATGGTCCTGCTCAAGGGATTGGACCCGCGCGGGTTCGTCTTCTACACCAACCTGGAGAGCCGGAAAGGCGTCCAGCTGGCGGCCAACCCCAATGCCGCCCTGTGCTTCCACTGGAAATCCCTGAGGCGCTCCGTCCGGGTCGAAGGACCGGTCGAGCAGGTCTCCGACGCGGAGGCCGACGAATACTACCACAGCCGCCCGCGCGGCAGTCAGATCGGTGCCTGGGCGTCCCGGCAGTCGCGCCCGCTGGAAGGCCGGTGGGAGCTGGAGAAGCGGGTGGCGGAGTTCACCGCGCGGCATGCCGTCGGCACGATCCCGCGTCCGGAATTCTGGTCCGGATTCCGCGTGCTGCCCAGGCGCATCGAGTTCTGGGCCGACCGCCCGTTCCGTCTCCACGACCGGGTGGTCTTCCACCGGGTCCAGGAGGGCGGCGACGGCGCGGCGGATGCCGCGCCGGGGTGGACAACGGAACGCCTGTTTCCCTAAAGGTGTTGCCGTCAGCATTCTGAAGGCGGCAGATAGGGAACCGGGATGGCAGAGACCATCGGAGACGATGCGGAACGGGATGACGACGGCCGTCTCCGCCGCGCCGCGACCTATGCCAGCGTAGGCGTCGCGCTGACGCTGATCGCGGCGAAGCTGGCGGCCTATCTCTACACCGAGTCGGTCAGCATCCTGTCCTCCCTTATCGACAGCTCGTCCGACCTCCTGGCTTCCGTGGTCACGCTGCTGGGGGTCAGGGTCGCCCTGCGGCCGCCCGACCGGTCCCACCGCTACGGGCACGGGAAGGCCGAGCCGCTGGCGGCTCTGGCCCAGGCCGCCTTCGTCGCCGGGTCGGCCGTCTTCCTCACCTACGAGGCGATCAACCGGCTGTTCAACCCCGTGGCGCTCCAGGAAAGCTCCGCCGGCATCGCGGTGATGGTCTTCTCGATCGTGCTGACCGTCGGGCTGGTCGCGTTCCAGCGCCGGGTGATCCGGCGGACCGGCTCCATGGCGATCGGGGCCGACAGTCTCCATTACAGCGGCGACCTGTTCATGAACCTGGCGGTCATCGCGGCGCTGGTCCTGACCGGCATGACCGGCATCCCGATCCTGGACCCCCTGTTCGCGCTGGGCATCGCCGCCTTCCTGATCGTCGGGGCCTTCCGCATCGCCAAGGGATCGCTGGACACCCTGATGGACCGCGAGCTTCCCCACGGCGACCGCAAGCGCATCCGCGAGATCGTCATGGCCCATCCCGCGACGCGCGGCATGCACGACCTGCGCACCCGCAACGCCGGGATCACGCTGTTCATCGAGCTTCATCTGGAACTGGACAGCGAGCTGACCCTGGCCGAGGCGCACGACATCACCGACGAGGTCGAGTGCCGGCTGACCGATGCCTTTCCCCAGGCCGAGGTGATCGTCCACCAGGAGCCTTTCGGCTTGTCCGACGACCGCCTCGACACCCGCATCGCCGAGGCCGGGCGGCTGCGCCGCGGATCGTGAACCGCTCCGCTTCGGCGATTTCTTAACCGCGCCCCTTCATGATGTCGGCGGTTCGGGCCCAGGAGGGGCCCCAGGAGGGGGATTGGGGTGCTGAAGCGTCTGGCCGTACTCGCGCTGCCGATCCTGGCGCTCGCCGCCTGCCTGGACGAAGTCCCGTCGAACGAGGTCATCGCGAACCTGCTCGAAGCCTCGGCCAACCAGGAACTGGCCGTCGTCAGGGCCGCCGGCACCCTGCCGCCGCCCGGCCAGTTGGTGCCCGACGCCGTCCGCATCGTGAACCTCAGGACGATCGGCGGCGTCACCGACAGCAAGGGCATCCATGTCGCTTCCATCCAGTTCGACCTGATGGTCGAGCTGAACGGCGCCCGCATGCTGAGCCAGCGCGGCGCCAAGGCGCGCCTCAAGCTTGCCCGGGAGGGCTCCGGCTGGCGCATCGTCGAGAAGCAGTAGCGGGGATTCCCGGCTGCGGCCCACTGTCACGTCCCGCGCTCGCGAAGTCGTTTCGCCCGATCCCTTCGCTCGACCGACCTATACGGAAGAGCAGTGCTGAAAGACGCGGCCATTCCGGCGCATTCAAGTTTGAATGCTCTTGCATCCATTTCAAGGATGACATCCGAACCCCTCCCAGGTTACCGGGTTTTTACGCAGTTTGTTCAATGGGACCGATTAGGTATATGTGACCCCCGTCGGCTTTGACCGATTTGATCCCGTGGATACTTCGATCGGATCGTCATTCGGGGTTTGGATGTCGATTTTTTCTTCCCTCTCCCATATCCGGTTGCCTCGCCCTCCCGGACCTTTCCGGTCCCGGCGGCTGGGAACGGTTCGGCCCGACGGCGGCGGCGATGCCCCGGATACCGGTTCCGTCGACCCGCTCCAGGTCGGCCAGGGCGAGATCTTCCACGAGGTGGGCGAGTTCGGCGGCGACGTGCTGGAGGCGCTGATCGCCGAGGCCGGCGGCGGCAGCGGTGGCGGCGGGGACCTGGAGTTCGACAGGGATATCCGCCGGCAGGGCGCGGACGCCGAGACCGGTCCGCGCGACTGGGGTCCGGACTATGGCGCCGCCGGTTCGGTCGCCTCCGGGCTGGATGTCAGGACGCTCGCCACCCGGA is a genomic window containing:
- a CDS encoding ribokinase; translation: MILVFGSLNMDLVMTVPSLPKPGETVLCPAYQLKPGGKGNNQAIAAARAGAAVAMAGCIGPDAFGSTLVENLVRDGVDTSGIQVAETATGCAMICVDGDGENFISVASGANLSASADSIPDDRLGAGTTVLMQMEVPAEQNWALIRRAHALGARTVLNVAPAADVPPDILKLIDILVVNEIEAAEIAERLELSASSATGLARDLARTCGVTCVVTLGGAGALMAESGGALWTAAPLKIHPVDTTGAGDAFCGILTAALDGGASPDEALHRASVGASIACLGLGAQESLPTAEAIDARLAEVSAPLRLS
- a CDS encoding universal stress protein, whose protein sequence is MALKNLMVVVDTSKPAAARIDAAAMLAARHDAHLTGLFVSAPPALPSYVAGELGDSVIALQRRMAQEIADEAAGLFRQRVELAGIGSRAEWRPLRGDPTEVAGIVGRYADLVILGQIDPDRNRDVPPVHPEDVLFDCGRPVLMVPYAGRFPTIGEQVVVGWNASREAARAVNDALPFLETAKKVSVLAVNPKTGINGLGDEPGADISLHLARHGVPVTADHVNARGMDPGDMILNYATDMSADLLVMGAYGRSRLRELVLGGVTRHIMQHMTIPVLFSH
- a CDS encoding BrnT family toxin; the protein is MAGRVFEFSDTRFAYGEERRVCFGYVEGRLHVCVYTVREDTVRIVSVRKANDREIRKYG
- a CDS encoding helix-turn-helix domain-containing protein, producing the protein MADTLPNDDNPDWSGLDPAPLDYAAKLKATRTRLSLSQDSFSALLHIPRSTLQNWEQRRTEPDAFAQTMIDVIYDDPEGMAERLKRRLVA
- a CDS encoding Ldh family oxidoreductase yields the protein MPRFAADKLVGYAAALLQAAGLAPARARTVAEILVEGDLFGHTTHGLQLLPGYLKEIDSGAMAVSGDPETLADTGPAVTWDGRRLPGPWLVVQALDLASQRAVQYGTATVVIRRSHHIACLAAYLKRATDRGLAIILASSDPAGASVTPHGGIGRLMTPNPLAAGWPTTGAPVLLDVSMSTTTNGLTNRCHAEGKPLPHPWLIDGHGEPTADASAYFADPPGAILPLGGLDLGHKGYALGLMIEMMTSALGGYGRADGATGWGASVFLQVFDPDAFGGRDAFLRETGWLADKAHSIPPRPGAPPVRLPGEGGLKRRSEQLRNGVDLYAGVGEALEPWAARFGVEPPEAMSKP
- a CDS encoding SMP-30/gluconolactonase/LRE family protein, with amino-acid sequence MDRAFEIIDERFKRYALGNVFVERLHTGMRWAEGPVWFGDAGQLLWSDIPNNRIMRWVEGGGVSVFRSPSNFSNGNTRDRQGRLVTCEHGARRVTRTEHDGTVTVLADSYQGRRLNSPNDVVVKSDGSVWFTDPPYGILTDYEGHRSEMEQDGCHVYRIDAETGQVTVAADDFDKPNGIAFSPDEQILYVADTGASHRKDGPHHIRAFAVSQSGTLSGGEVFATIQPGLADGFRLDTDGNVWTSAGDGVHCYSPNGDLIGKVLVPEVVSNLAFGGPKRNRLFITATTSLYSVYVGANGAGPF
- a CDS encoding C-terminal binding protein; translation: MRILIPDAQFLDDAEIERAAAGPGVTFDVHRAVRETDVPEASWRACDAVICYHVIQYRGPWLEWLERCRVMVRAGVGFDNIDVTAAAARGIPVCNVPDYGTTDVADHAIAMMMTLTRGVAAYDAQLRADPVGAWRFDTPPLVRRMRGQTFGVVGLGRIGTAAALRARAFGMEVLFYDPALPSGAELSFGFGRTRSLADLMARSDIVSLHCPLTGETRGMIGAEALTASRPGQILVNTARGAVVDLDALFGALKDGRLAGAALDVLPVEPPEPDHPLMRAWRAQEPWIAGRLLLSPHAAFYSPSSIVDLRRKSAETVMAALAGEPVNCVNGVVPRHG
- a CDS encoding DnaJ C-terminal domain-containing protein: MPTLFYRIRYLVAVMRDPYQVLGLTKSASAEEIKQAYRRLAKQFHPDLNPGRPDIEQRFKDVSGAYNLLSDAEKRARFDRGEIDANGNERPLHRAYAGGGRGGADFGGFDADDIFSDLFGAGRRRGGAGHGGFKSRGTDIAYSVTVPFTEAALGTKRRINLSTGKSIDVAIPPGTEDQQKLRLKGQGMNGIGGGPAGDAIVEVHVEAHPFFVRKDGDIHLELPISLPEAVLGATIKVPTLDGHVAVKVPRGSNTGGTLRLKGKGIVDPKTGLAGDQYVKLKVVLPEPPDSELASFLERWSKDRSYDVRKKLGLG
- a CDS encoding RT0821/Lpp0805 family surface protein, yielding MLKRVAPALVALALLSGCTTDGLGPKQGLGTLGGAAAGGLLGSTIGGGTGKLVAVGAGTLLGAFLGSEIGSSLDRADQVYAGRAVQQAYEAPIGEEIVWSNPKSGNSGVIVPTREGRQPGTNAYCREYQQTVTVGGRTQQAFGQACQQPDGTWKIVS
- the pdxH gene encoding pyridoxamine 5'-phosphate oxidase, which gives rise to MIEFKENDPYGLFRTWMAEAEKSEPEDPNAMALATADAAGVPSVRMVLLKGLDPRGFVFYTNLESRKGVQLAANPNAALCFHWKSLRRSVRVEGPVEQVSDAEADEYYHSRPRGSQIGAWASRQSRPLEGRWELEKRVAEFTARHAVGTIPRPEFWSGFRVLPRRIEFWADRPFRLHDRVVFHRVQEGGDGAADAAPGWTTERLFP
- a CDS encoding cation diffusion facilitator family transporter, whose protein sequence is MAETIGDDAERDDDGRLRRAATYASVGVALTLIAAKLAAYLYTESVSILSSLIDSSSDLLASVVTLLGVRVALRPPDRSHRYGHGKAEPLAALAQAAFVAGSAVFLTYEAINRLFNPVALQESSAGIAVMVFSIVLTVGLVAFQRRVIRRTGSMAIGADSLHYSGDLFMNLAVIAALVLTGMTGIPILDPLFALGIAAFLIVGAFRIAKGSLDTLMDRELPHGDRKRIREIVMAHPATRGMHDLRTRNAGITLFIELHLELDSELTLAEAHDITDEVECRLTDAFPQAEVIVHQEPFGLSDDRLDTRIAEAGRLRRGS